Proteins from a genomic interval of Lolium perenne isolate Kyuss_39 chromosome 1, Kyuss_2.0, whole genome shotgun sequence:
- the LOC127327509 gene encoding uncharacterized protein, translating to MASSAMIGRERGKHEDGAVAPGRRRFQAGSEEEEEPTTATAGCRCRSCAAVAVADCVALGCCPCAVVGLLGLALVRAPLAVGRRLIRRRRRALLRGKRVRDVAAATVTGDCVRAKGVEKEVPGVVGGVETLTATTGGDVVVAPGGDDHEAELAWLEEMYRTGRWGFGRVSFSAKTP from the coding sequence ATGGCTTCGTCTGCGATGATTGGCCGCGAGCGCGGGAAGCATGAAGACGGTGCGGTGGCGCCGGGGCGGCGGAGGTTCCAAGCCGGcagtgaagaggaggaggagccgaCGACGGCGACCGCGGGGTGTAGGTGCCGGTCGtgcgcggcggtggcggtggcggactGCGTGGCGCTGGGGTGCTGCCCGTGCGCCGTGGTCGGCTTGCTGGGCCTGGCGCTCGTCAGGGCGCCGCTCGCCGTCGGCAGGCGCTTgatcaggaggaggaggcgcgCGCTGCTGCGCGGGAAGCGGGTGCGCGACGTGGCCGCCGCCACCGTGACCGGCGACTGCGTACGGGCGAAGGGCGTGGAGAAGGAGGTGCCCGGCGTCGTCGGCGGCGTGGAGACACTGACGGCGACCACAGGAGGCGATGTGGTCGTGGCGCCGGGCGGCGATGATCACGAGGCGGAGCTGGCGTGGCTGGAGGAGATGTACAGGACGGGACGCTGGGGCTTCGGCCGCGTCTCCTTCTCGGCCAAGACCCCCTGA
- the LOC127327690 gene encoding uncharacterized protein, translating to MADESDGAAVESPREDPETVISQDEEEEEDDEGFTFAPPTRLPGGGAFGDGRVIGHVYPVFGRPRSPPPTQQPEEEEAGTATVRVPLRQLLLAERGSSSPSRQERPDDEDGDDLDGVPAETYCLWSPGTSPSASSSPAQFPKSGSTGSVLRWRQRLQVGRSHSDGKEKFVFLQEDAAGSSSSSGRNGRAGGESPGGIHSWSYYGRGRGSGRGSRRSSPATFLPYKQDLVGLFANASALRRSYHPF from the coding sequence ATGGCGGACGAGAGCGACGGCGCGGCCGTGGAGAGCCCTCGAGAAGATCCCGAGACTGTCATCTCtcaagacgaagaggaggaggaggacgacgaggggTTCACCTTCGCCCCTCCGACGCGCCTGCCGGGCGGCGGCGCGTTCGGCGACGGCCGCGTGATCGGGCACGTGTACCCGGTCTTCGGTCGCCCGCGTTCGCCGCCTCCGACGCAGCAgcctgaggaggaggaggcgggcaCGGCGACCGTGAGGGTGCCGCTGCGGCAGCTCCTCCTGGCGGAGCGCGGCTCATCCTCCCCGTCGAGACAAGAACGCCCGGACGACGAAGACGGAGACGATCTCGACGGGGTGCCGGCGGAGACGTACTGCCTGTGGTCCCCGGGGACATCGCCCTCCGCGTCCTCGTCCCCGGCGCAGTTCCCGAAGAGCGGGTCGACGGGGTCGGTCCTGCGGTGGCGCCAGCGGCTGCAGGTCGGGCGGAGCCACAGCGACGGCAAGGAGAAGTTCGTGTTCCTGCAGGAGGATGCGGCCGGATCCTCATCCTCCTCCGGGCGCAACGGGAGAGCTGGCGGCGAGTCGCCCGGCGGTATCCATAGCTGGAGCTACTACGGCAGAGGCAGGGGAAGCGGCAGGGGGAGCCGcaggtcgtcgccggcgacgttcCTCCCGTACAAGCAGGACCTCGTCGGGCTCTTCGCCAACGCCAGCGCCCTCCGCCGGAGCTACCACCCCTTCTAA
- the LOC127327516 gene encoding uncharacterized protein — MDEDDGDFTFAVAAPLAGSDGIFPGDRRIGAGRMYPVFGRPRSPPRQQAPEQEPETTTATARVPLGRVLLVDRGRAGAAQPPYDEEPEKTCYCSWCPGLSAAAKPATRCRKSGSTGSLLRWSQRLLGRSHSDGKEKFVFLDAAGPSGSERKAGGGGHVTAWSYYAKAGAGGSNHGGRRRSFLPYRQDLVGFFASPTAFRRSYHPF, encoded by the coding sequence ATGGACGAAGACGACGGCGATTTCACCTTCGCCGTAGCCGCGCCTTTGGCAGGCAGCGACGGGATCTTCCCCGGCGACCGGCGGATAGGTGCCGGCCGGATGTACCCGGTCTTCGGCCGGCCGAGGTCGCCGCCGCGACAGCAGGCTCCAGAGCAGGAGCCAGAGACGACGACGGCCACCGCACGAGTGCCGCTTGGGCGGGTCCTACTGGTGgaccgaggacgagcaggagcagCGCAGCCCCCCTACGACGAGGAGCCGGAGAAGACCTGCTACTGCTCGTGGTGTCCCGGGTTGTCGGCGGCGGCCAAGCCGGCAACGCGCTGCCGAAAAAGCGGCTCCACGGGGTCGCTCCTGCGGTGGAGTCAGCGGCTCCTCGGACGGAGCCACAGCGACGGCAAGGAGAAGTTCGTGTTCTTGGACGCCGCGGGCCCCTCCGGCTCCGAGCGcaaggcgggcggcggcggccatgtgACTGCGTGGAGCTATTACGCGAAGGCGGGCGCCGGCGGCAGCAACCATGGCGGGCGGCGGAGGTCGTTCCTCCCGTACAGGCAGGACCTCGTGGGGTTTTTCGCCAGCCCCACCGCGTTCCGTCGGAGCTATCACCCGTTTTGA